AACGatcctcaccccgctacaacGGCTCCGCCCTGGCGACACTAGTCCCGCTCTGGACAGAACGTCGGGAATTGAGTTCCAaaaccccatttcacaacacctTCATTCCATGACACTCAAAAAATAcccattcacgctaagatcagtttcgggagttctacttgccCGAATTCGATTCCGTAAAATCGTATGaattccttaacgtcttagctatctactcatgcaATCAAATTCCTTATTAAATCACCCAACcgttaccagattttcctagacTCAcatgactctgatttcgtccaaatctgaactaggctaggaaatcccaagttactaccaaaaattTTCCGGCCCAAAAATTTTCTCCTTTAGCTTTTTCGTAACGACAAAATCAGAACGTTACATAGTATAATGTAATAGTATCTCATAAAATGGAATAGAAGTATTGTTTATGACTCTTTTGTCCTTTTAAGTTTAGATAGTTGTAGATTTGAAGTCATTGGGGTTGACTCATTCAATACCTTCTTTTAGGTTGTGTTGaataatattattctaaaaaatatttgtatataatttagaCAAATACTATAAAAGGGGAAGGGGGGAGAATGGGAGCTACATAGTTGGGTTAAAGAGATGAGGTACGTTGAAGGATGGAAAAGATACTATCAATGTGTATTGCTacttatgaaaaattatttctcTAATTTCActctaaaaatcatattttttttccatttttaaggaacttactttttttttaagaaaaaatacttttcaaatatcaaatattttaactttttaaacatgagaaaattacaaaatataccaaacacacccttcaCATCTCATGGTAACTACTAACTTGTTTGGTGAAAGTAAAAGAGATTGGGATGGATATTCCAAAGGGTGAAATGAAACAAGGCAAAagctaaataattataaaaccaaaaaaaatgaaattaatgagAGCAAACAACAAGGAGAAcgctataatatatataaactccaaaattcatctaaaaaaagaagaaaaaaaaacttcatattTAATTCTAGACTAGCTAGAACTTGTGTCTTCCACCATTAAAACATAGGGGAAGGACAAAACAAACCATAGAAACtttaaaaacaaacacaaattacttaattaattacaatatcacctagaaatttaaattaaaaataaaaaattcacaaGCAAACATGTTCATGAGATCTTGAAATTCCTCTAACAAGTCCACTTCCCCTTCTAACACAATAATCCATACTTGAAGGAAGAAGTGGTGCTTGTGATTTTCCGTAAGAATTCCAACACAACCCTAGTTGATTGATTCCTCGATAATTCGTCGATGGTTTTAATTGAATATCAATTAAATCAACGTCTGTGCATGGAATTGAATTACTGCAAGCTAGATGAATTGGTTTGGTTGAATAAGTTCCAATAATTTGATTGAATTTAACGTTGGATATTGCTACTGCTCCTGTTTGATTTCTGCACACATGTTTGTCACAATAATATTGATCTATCATGATTGGTACCTTAACATTTGATACTTGAATGTTTGTAAATGATATGTTCTTGACTATTCCAACACCCCCctacaaaacaaaatatgaaaaagaatgaattatttaacaaattaaaatttaatatatggtTAGCGTAaaagaatttttatattattaggtTACTTGAAGTGTAAAGTTAATATACAATTTGTTTTACACTAACTGGTTAAGTTGACCTACATACAATAACAAGTGTGGATCGGCTAATTCagaaaaaaacttttatatGTGTGAAGAAAGACTAGAACATGTTTAATAAGCCTAAGTCGACCTCTGAAcgacaacaattttttttttccaatttgagattctctttttcattttctctggTAGAAAGTCAATCTTCCTTATTAAGGCTAATAACAATATTATTGTTACCTATATAATAGAGTAATACATGCTATAATCAGTTAAATTGCACTATTAATGTAAAAAGGGTTTAATTACGCTAAACATCTATGCATTTTAATTAATAGAAAGGGTAAGTGTAGGATTTTATAATATAGAGGATATAGTTAGCTATAgggtatataacttaaactcggAGAATTATTATACTACAGAAATTGTATATAAAAAAGTGTCATTAGCAACCTTAAAAAAGGGACAAATTATCTGcgataacttgttaaaatatactaattatgtaaaaaaaattgttatatcagtatatataatttaaatcctTAATTAACTACTGGTTAGATTACAAGTTTTTATAAACCTACCTGCCATGTCTTAATCCTTGCACCATACATAGTGCTTTGCAAGTTCACGTTGTCAACAATGATGTCTGAAACGCACGCAACACTTTTATCTTTTCCTAGTCCTCCTAGGCtgtaattatcaaaaaatatataaaacattagaaataaaatataagtagaTCAAActataaattaagataaaattataaatatttgtttcCACTATATATATTGTAAGTCACTTATCTTCGAAAGATCACTAAGCTAATAAATGAATACCTCTGATTTTGAAAAGCACATGAGTCCGAATGATATATTGAATATACGAGTGATTAATTACGTACCTTATGCCATGTCCAGGACCACAATTTAGGTGATGAACATGAATATTGGAGCAACCAGTTTGAATTGATATGCAATCATCTCCTggtaattagttaattaattagaaaaagattGAGATTAGAGAATCATGTAATCTAATTAGCTCATTATTTACTAAAGTGTCCTAATGGACAATAACATAGGATTGAGTAATTTAATCACTTTAATTAGTGGTGTACCAACCAGTACCAAGGATAAAGTTAGGTGTTAATTTTCCCACTGTCATTATGGTAGGTATTCCTTTATACAATTGGAGTAcataaattatctttataattaatatattagtGTTGGAGGCAAGACAAAAAGTTAGTTTTAGTGACAGTTAATTTATCGGTTGAAAGCTGAGGATGAGAATGGGACCATtagttataaatatatattcttgAAATATAAAGTGCACGTGGTAGCAACTATATATCAAGTCTACTCTACTTTCTTggccttttttaaaaattaaaacaaaaagaactgcttttgtattcctttatttcaatttgttggATTGTGGAACTATCACTCGAGAAGTAAAAAGCTGATTCTTATTTAGTCATAAGGATAATAGTTCTATTTAGGTCAGGGGCGACTTCAAATCCATTCATTGATTTCGAGAAAATTGAATGGTATTTTTCTTGTATTGTACTTTTAACTAAGTCATAAAGTTTAGGAGACAGTTCATACTAAAAACAGATGTCTATTTTTGCGTGTGcagtttaaaaaatcaagaactaatttatcattttaaacttattttatccctattattaaatattaagtaCTAATATTATTTCCAATTCATTTCCCATTAGATAGTAATTaataatgatataataaaattatcaattgatttattgtttcttaaggagtgtaccaaatcaaatataaataaataaacattaagAAGAGAGAAATAAAATGCGAAGctttagttaaaatattttttttaaatctattaTTAATAAATCGCCACTAGGTCTACAACCTAGTTGCATATCAAttataaaacaaacaaacaaaaattagaaaGGTATCATTCTTCagcatcatataaattgaaacatacatttttaattaaatcgAAGGGATAATAGATAGAAAATTTACCTGTTCCTATATTGGAGTGATGGATCTCAACATCTTGTGTGTTTTGGAGGTGAATTCCATCAGTGTTTGGGCTATTTTCTGGTGCAGAAATTGTAACATTGTTGATTTTTACCCCTTTAGAATTGTCAAATTTAAGGTGACATTGAGGACTGTTTATAATTTTGATATCACGTATTGTCACATTATAGCTACCATAAAATCGTAAAACCTgtcataaaaatattaaaaagtataagGTATTCATCACTAGTcatgtatattaataaataatataaaatatatacttgTAATGAATTATTTAGTGATTCTACTAATTAGCTACTAAGTCATATTTTTACTTACAGTTGGTTTCATATCAGGAGTGTTTTCAGATTTCTTCATCACCTGTAAAATTAATACGAATTAATGAAATAAGAATATGCTCATTAACATGTAAAAATGATCTAATTTAATGATACTATATATATGGATAGAGTCTATGTTCAAGAACTTATTAAAGGAGGTAAGACACTAGCTTCTTAATTCAAATCCACGTAAGAAAATCTCAAATTAAGGGTAAAACACTCTCTAACAAAGACAACTATTGACATAACATGACTCGAACCCAAGATATCAatctaattaaagataaatgaGTACAATTATCACTCCACCACAATACTTGTTGGTCTTCAACTTAAGTTCACGGGAGGAGGTAAACATGCGACACATCTTTCTTCATGTGTAATAATTTCGAGTTTGACATGTCTTTTTTCATGTGTAATACTTTCGAGTTTGACTTTTATACATAGATAgtgcaaaatcatttttatgtaattaagtcatttaaataataattacagGAATTCGACCTTATATAAAATATGACTTTCGTAATTTAAAATACACTGatagtataaatttttttatacattgctaatatatatgattaaaaattaATCTCTTGTCTCACTAAACAAGTAAGAAGGAGATTGAATTCTTCCTTTTATCTGGACTGACTCTAGTCGTGATTTTTactcaccccacccccacccacccacccacacatttttttatcaataaagttAGAGTAATATGGTAAGTGGTAGAAATGTACAAACCTGAAAATAATCAATTTGAGAAAGTTTCCACCAGTTATAGCCTTGGCCATCAAGGGTGCCAGTACCTTGGATGGTAAAGTTGTACATCCACTTAACATTCAACCACTGAAACAAGCTGGATTTTGGCCAGGACCCTACTTTTGGAGGAGCCAAAATAATTCCATCTACCTGTTTACATTCCAGTCATGATCAGAAATGTAACACAATTCTAACTATTATATCATTAAAAAGGGAACTTTTAACAGAAAGAATATACTTTTTGTCAAGTGACCAGGAAATCTTTTAGGGCATGGGTATTAGAGAGAATATAATATTTCATCCGTCTTATGTATCATACactattataaaaaaacaacttttaacgACGATCaatatacataaattaataaagagtgatAAAGTCTTTATTggtattagttaattgtcattacaTTCAATGTCGTTATAGGTTTTAACATCTACAAAGATCGTGCTAAAATCTAATCATCACTAGTAATTGcctctaaaaaaatatatgagctaTTGCCGCcgttaaaaatcatttttggtgTGGTGACGATTAAACTTTCgaaattgaaacttttaaactttAATCGTGAATTCATACATAGAAGTTTTAAACTATATGtagaaagtactataagtcataataattaacaacttaaattattaaaaagacatatttataaattttagtcaaaaaaaaatttgattgactcttgaaattccaactgtgtcacataaattgactGAGATGGAGAGGGAATggatatataaaattataaaccTGAAAAACAAAGTTTGGCATGCATGGTCCTTGAAGTGTAATGGGATTGATTAAGAATTGAAATTCTGAAGGAATCTCTAGAGTAGCCCCTTGGACTTTGCAAGCTGCTTCCCATGCTGCTTCAAGTGCCTATAATGAACATTTACTCCAAATTAGAGTTAGCTTATAAGTACTATATATTgactaaaaataagaaaattataagaTTGAAATGGATTTATATTTTGACAATATAAATATTTCAGAAGAATTAATCTAAATAACCGTTCACTTGACCgtttaaattgaaaatagatGGTAGATGTGGAATATAGGTATAATTCATGTATTTAATATGTGCATAACCTTAGGAAAACTAAATAGTAAATTCGATAAGCTATTTGTGTAAAGAACCCTATTTTATACACTATTAATGTGTTTAATCAATCGATTATACAAAATCACTTATTAGCTTTTCCAAGTCATATGTATAATTAGCAAAGTCGGATCAAGAATTTAAACTTGAGGTTGGTTTAACCCTTGTATTCAATCATTGAACCTATTgcacttttaaaataatatcttcGTTAATAAACATTTGTAGAAATTTAAATCATTCTTATAAACATATCGATGTTTCATATCGAAAACTCATTAATCATATGCTCTATCCGCCTTTGTGTACTAGTCTGCGTaccctaaaaaattatttgtaactATCTTTTAAATAAACTTGTACGTGTACTGTGAGTatataaatgttaaattttgtGTAATTAGCTTTTATTTACCTTGGTATCATCAGAAATTCCATCACCTTTGGCTCCAAAggataagatattaaaaatGGGAGATTGTGTTGGGTAAAAACCATGAGATGGAGATGGAGATGGAGATGGGGCAGGAGAAGGAGAATTTGTACAATTTGGTGCTTTATTTCCATCTCCATTTTTCTGTTGTTTCTTATGTTTGTGGTGTATTTTGCTCTTTTTGGTATGGTGATGTTTCCTTGCATCAACTGATATTATGGAAAATGTAGTGGCAAAAATAAGTAGAAGAACAAagagaaatataaaagaagTGTGCCTATAATTCTTCTTCATTTGAAAGATATAAGGTTTATATTTCAAGTGGTACTATGTTGAAATTTTGGAACTTGGAAGTAGTGAATTGTAATGAAAATGAGGTGGTTATTGACACTATTTATAGACTATATTTCACCCCAAATATAACCCTTATTATTCTCTTAAATTACTGAAGAACCATTCCAAGTAAATATAATATGGTCCCTTTCAAATTATTAAATAGATGTCACTATTGTGCAAAGTTTGTGGTTCTTAAGAAAAGATAAACAATAGAGTCTAAAGGTTCACTTTACTCTTTGCTTCTTTTAAATTCCCTTCACAACTTCTTTATTCATCATTTCTtgtgggtgggggggggggggggggNNNNNNNNNNNNGGGGGCTTGATGAATCGTTCACTACGCACCGACCATATTCACTTGCTTAGAGTAGAAGCCTAGAGGGGTTCCATGGGTGTGTGGTACCTAATAAATCAATACTCATTATGTTTTAAGTtatgctaattaattatttgattggTGCTTGCTGGAAATTCTTTTTGTTTGCAATGATAGTTAAATTtgtgaaattgaagaataatGATAAGTGAATTAAGATCGATCACTTCCTCTCAGCAAGAAAGAATAAATTGTGTCAAGAATAAGAATCTGAGTAAAAATAATGGCAAGTGAATTAAGGTAGATCAAGCTCTTTTCTTTTTAGGTTAAATCATTTGAGCATgaatgaacaaaaaataaattatgagcatgaatgaacaaaaaataaattatgttaaGAATAAGAATTTGAGTAAAAcacaatgacaaaaaaaaaataaaaatataaagatatagTAAATAGCTTGTGTTATCAAAGTCTGataattgagttatttgatTTTTGTGTTACAAGTGAAGATTGGATGTCTTTTTCTCCTATGCAAGAGTTTATTTAAAGGGACAAAAAGTTATGAATACCAACAATAAAAGGCTATCCTATCATCAAAGGACTATTGTCATATGTGAATACTCCAATGTGCCTGAATTTCAAGCTCTAGATTCGAGGCTGATTCATGTCATATCCGGCGACCGTTGCAAGCTTGCCCCGGCCAACTGATTAACCGGGATTGAGAGGAGTTTTAGTGAATTGATCACTAAAGGCTCCTCAAAGGTCGNNNNcccccccccccccccccatcacATTGACACCAGTATATTGATCTCCCagcaaacaaaataatttttctagcCCAACTTAAGTTGGTAATTTAGTAATAGTAAATCACAGTGAGACACATATGAAAGTCTAAATTTTGAGGGTGCATGTACATAAGTATTtacttaacaaatatatttacGGTAGAAATGTAACTACGATAATTCTTAATGGGTTAACAGTTTACCCAATAAGAAAAATGAGTAATCTTCCTCCGTACTAATAAACTGTTAACTATAAAAATTTAACTCGTTCACCAACCGTTAATTTgataacccaatatcaataaaccaataaacTAATTTCGCGATTGGCTTATCGTTACAATTCGATTTTGAACCGTCCTAGAAAccagaaatattttttaaacccCCATACTTTTGCTAATTGTTATTACCTATTTTAATAAGCCCAACACTTATCTTTTTAAGCAATTTAAGTGAGAACCAACTCAAAGTTTCTTGGATCAGTGTATAAATTAAACCTTCAACTTTTTCCCCTCTTTGATCGTTTCTTTCTCCAAAATTAGAAAAGCTTCACTTTTCAGCTAAAAGTCTATACCGTATTATATTTAGgctattaatttttaaaaacgaTGATAAAGCAAtatacacataataaatatattcatatatttttttgtgggACACTATAATTTATGTCTCTATGAGTGCCCAATTATGAGTTAGGCCtgataaatttgaaattatgttATATCAATTTTAATTGCAGCTTCTTTTCCTCGTGTCTCCTCGtcattgagaattttttttagctgTCTATGTCTTAAATATTAATGCAAAGTGTGAACATCTAAGGTTGTCCATTATTAGGGTCAGTGTAACATAGTggaaattaattagttaattaattagacTAATAAAAAGAATGGTTATATTAAAACTCTAAGGAGATGaaaaaatactaggtgattctttcTGTCTGTCTTATTCTTGTGGACAAAGTTACTTGATACATGTTGCTGGTGGAAGGCGACAAATATCCCatgaaattagtcgaggtgcacgAAAACTAGCTCgaacaccacaatcacaaaaataaaaaggaatggttatattattaattaatactccctccgtccctatttacttgtccatatttctttttttagttgtctctatttagttgtccattttgacaaatcaagaaaggacaacaaattttttcctattatacccttatttacacttcttgaaaattgtaaaagtgtatgttgtttccctccaatttatttcacttgaattcaaataagtggttgcaattttgaagtgaaaagttgtcataagggtaaaattgtaacttcactgtgctaatcattatTGCCTTAAtttgtgtgccatttctaaagtggacaactaaaaagggacggagggagtactattatcattattattagtaCAAGCTTGGGTTTTGGATAGCTTTTGAAACATTATCATTAGCAAAGAGTACCAAACTGTTGTACCAAGATTCTCACTCACTCTAATTGAGATTAATCTATTCATTATCCACTAATTATTGACCAATTGTTTAAGTCGTAAAGTGCCTTTCCTCCCCatagaaaaaaaacaaacttctttttGTTGTAAAGCAAGCGGTTGTTCTATTTTtcaaaatgtttatttttatcctaattGAAGTCTCACTTATAATCAGTTGGCGGAGCTAGAAGTTTAGATACGAATTTATCAAACTCAATAACTTTTgcttaaataatatatttgtattaagaatCTTATTAAGTATGTACAAATATTAAGTctaaaattcaattattaacACTTGAaatcatcattttaaaatttagaattcaTAAGATTAAAATTTTGACTCAGTGAACGGTCCTACATTACAAACTAAGTATAGGCCCAATAAAACAGACTTTGGTTGCTTGTGCATTTGTCATATAAAGATAAGTACATTTGTGGATTCCACATTGATCATGACAGTTACAAATAAATGCATAAGGGTGTTTATATATGTATGCATAATTAAACTTATATTCAGAAAATGTATGTCAGTGTCtcccttctttctttttttgagtCGTAATCTGCCTCACGTCTTTATTAGTGAATTGACTTTTGAACCAATTAAACATTCATTTGAATGACATAAATATAAGAGCAATTGTAACTTCAATGAGAACTTATGCCTATTTATTATACCTTTTTTTCTAGAAAGAAATTTGGTGGATtaacatgatatatataaatataatatcctTCCAACTAAATTGTTGGTTCCTAAATAGAGCAAATTAATTGTCATGACTCAAAAATCTACTAACCGTGAAGATATCTATACCTAAATCGGTAGGCAAATTAACCTTATTCcaatttttgatacattttcttaaatcaaCTAAGAAGAAAAGTAGAAGTACAAGGATTATTGATCGACACCATTGAAATAGTTACGAGATTCAGTAGATGAAAATACCGACGTTAATAGTAATCAGATATTACCTCCATAGATAATTAATCCTAGCAATAAGAAAATAACGATGTAAAATCAGTCACGTGATATTTTTGAAATCAACAAATATCGCTTTACTCAATCGGGTTATAGCAAGTCggataaatcataaaataagaagaagtaTACGTAATTCAACGACCATATATACATTCATTCGATATAAACATGTACTTTAACGGGGTTTTCGTGGAGCTTTAATCCGCGGGGGACTTGCAAAGGTTATATACCCGTTGCAGGGGTATAACCCGACCTTGTGAACCCGATCCGAGAATCTAACAATCTCCAATAATAATAGCATGAGTATCATATGTTCTGGAGTTAGATTAATTATGATTACCGGTGGTAAATGGGTGGGTCAAGTTGGATATGAATCCATGAAAATGAGTTAGgcaaaaaaggataaaatatttaaatctaTTTGTATTTAATATGGATAAAAATGGGTGAATCTAATTGATAGTATCAATATCCATATTACCTTTATTTTCCATTACTTTTTATTATgtagagaaatattttttattacgTAGAGAAATACGCAGGGTATGTTTAGtatgaagaatttttttttcatgttttcctATAAAATATGTCGAAAGTTGAATCCCATGTATGGATTCGTTTCGTGTTGTGAGGCTTAAAAAacgttttaaaaaatattttctcgaTTTAAGGAAAGGTTTGAACCCCCCCCTCCCCTTCCCCCCTACTACTATATGTATGTAAGTCACCAAAGAGAAGAATAAGTccatttgaaaatatttttttaaaaataatttaagttagTCAAACAtgataaaagtgaaaaatatttaatactgAATACACCTTTAATAAGtgtattttttagaaatttctACACCCTTACATATATTAAAGAGAGTGCAATTAGAGATACTCAAGCTACTCATATGAGTTTATCCATATTTGACTCGCTTTTAAATGAATCAACCattcaaaaatagattaatcAAACAAATAACCATAAATTTGACTCATTTTACCACTCTCATTATAATGATCGTATACACGAATAAATAATTGAATGGTTAGGTTTCGTAAACGAAAGGGTGCATCGATAGTTTATTGAgttactcttctttttttttgtcctaTTAAATTCGGATCGCACACTGCAGGGCcggctcgaacccgagacctctagttaagggtgaaacactcccaCCAATGCACCACAACTCATGTTGATATTTATTGAGTTACTCAGGAACCCATTACTAGTCTTTTTTTAATgagtataaaaatacaattggtttatgaaaactgaaaagttcaacaaaaaaaGGGAAGGAGAAAGTTAAAAGCTTTACTGGCCATTTATGGGCCGCAACAACAAAACTATTGTCTTATTGTTGCACGCCCGTGGGAGGAAATGGGACCTATTTAAGGTCGGTGTCATTTCGTCCTTCCTAATCATGAGTGACATTGTGGCTTATACAAAGTGGAGAAAGTTAGCATGTAGTAGTagaatataatattcaagaaatgAGATGACAATTCACTAGGTTTTTGAAAACTTCTCATCTGATATTCGATATCAGCATGTTTGATCATGATATTTG
The DNA window shown above is from Solanum stenotomum isolate F172 chromosome 6, ASM1918654v1, whole genome shotgun sequence and carries:
- the LOC125867773 gene encoding polygalacturonase At1g48100, with amino-acid sequence MKKNYRHTSFIFLFVLLLIFATTFSIISVDARKHHHTKKSKIHHKHKKQQKNGDGNKAPNCTNSPSPAPSPSPSPSHGFYPTQSPIFNILSFGAKGDGISDDTKALEAAWEAACKVQGATLEIPSEFQFLINPITLQGPCMPNFVFQVDGIILAPPKVGSWPKSSLFQWLNVKWMYNFTIQGTGTLDGQGYNWWKLSQIDYFQVMKKSENTPDMKPTVLRFYGSYNVTIRDIKIINSPQCHLKFDNSKGVKINNVTISAPENSPNTDGIHLQNTQDVEIHHSNIGTGDDCISIQTGCSNIHVHHLNCGPGHGISLGGLGKDKSVACVSDIIVDNVNLQSTMYGARIKTWQGGVGIVKNISFTNIQVSNVKVPIMIDQYYCDKHVCRNQTGAVAISNVKFNQIIGTYSTKPIHLACSNSIPCTDVDLIDIQLKPSTNYRGINQLGLCWNSYGKSQAPLLPSSMDYCVRRGSGLVRGISRSHEHVCL